A part of Microbulbifer sp. MI-G genomic DNA contains:
- a CDS encoding DUF2141 domain-containing protein — MLSAAGQAADLSIEVHNIRNNDAQLMVAVFDTQKAYDNTDYSNAYASYTNRVHGAKLKVTFHNIPAGDYVISLFHDENGNNEMNRNFTNMPTEGYGISSAVNKYDQPDFKRAAIKADSGSRLVSIKMLYVSLSQPDVKPQASAKPGSNQLGP; from the coding sequence GTGCTCAGTGCCGCCGGCCAGGCCGCCGATCTGAGTATTGAAGTTCATAATATTCGCAACAACGATGCTCAGTTGATGGTTGCCGTTTTTGATACTCAGAAGGCCTACGACAATACTGATTACAGTAACGCCTACGCGTCCTACACCAACAGGGTTCACGGTGCCAAATTGAAGGTTACCTTCCACAACATACCTGCCGGCGATTACGTAATCTCGCTATTTCATGATGAAAATGGCAACAATGAGATGAACAGAAACTTTACCAATATGCCGACAGAGGGGTATGGAATTTCCAGTGCCGTTAATAAGTACGACCAGCCAGATTTCAAGCGGGCCGCGATAAAAGCGGATAGCGGCAGCCGGCTTGTAAGTATCAAGATGTTGTATGTGTCTTTGTCACAGCCCGATGTAAAACCACAGGCCAGCGCGAAGCCCGGCTCTAATCAGCTCGGGCCGTAA
- a CDS encoding sterol desaturase family protein, producing MDWLFTRFSEDELYYLEAWIGEWLFYVAMAIFALELLRQAWKKRVNWNLLGDAVTNFVTLVAFLGIALLFFGVYVATLYWFYENMSIIQLPNKLWVMGLAIILADFIYYWEHRFMHRVGFGWATHTVHHSSPYFNISVAFRFGPADGILPLFFHLPMAMLGFNPWMILFAETMVQLYQTALHTELVKKLPRWFEAVFNTPSHHRVHHGSNPQYIDKNYAGILIIWDKLFGSFAPEKKTVVYGLTKPIASINPIKVFFHGYWRMLIDMVRSKNVGEAIGYFVMPPGWKPDRVKARAENLKPPVATESGR from the coding sequence ATGGATTGGTTATTTACCCGCTTTAGCGAAGACGAGCTTTACTATCTGGAAGCCTGGATCGGTGAGTGGCTTTTCTACGTTGCGATGGCCATTTTTGCACTGGAATTATTGCGCCAGGCATGGAAGAAAAGAGTCAATTGGAACCTGCTAGGCGACGCTGTGACTAACTTCGTCACTCTCGTCGCTTTTCTTGGTATCGCGTTGTTGTTCTTTGGTGTGTACGTCGCAACGCTGTACTGGTTTTACGAGAATATGAGTATCATCCAGCTACCCAATAAACTATGGGTTATGGGGCTGGCGATTATCCTGGCCGATTTCATTTACTATTGGGAGCATCGCTTCATGCATCGGGTCGGGTTCGGCTGGGCCACGCACACGGTTCACCACAGCTCTCCCTACTTCAATATATCGGTTGCTTTCCGCTTCGGTCCGGCTGATGGCATTCTGCCGTTGTTTTTCCACCTTCCGATGGCGATGCTTGGCTTTAACCCCTGGATGATTCTATTCGCAGAAACCATGGTGCAGCTCTACCAAACCGCGCTGCATACTGAGTTGGTCAAGAAACTGCCGCGCTGGTTTGAGGCGGTGTTCAATACACCATCGCACCACCGTGTCCACCACGGCAGTAATCCGCAGTACATTGACAAAAACTATGCCGGTATTCTGATTATCTGGGATAAGCTATTTGGTAGTTTCGCACCTGAAAAGAAAACGGTCGTTTACGGTTTGACCAAGCCCATTGCTTCGATCAATCCGATCAAGGTGTTCTTCCACGGATACTGGCGCATGTTGATCGACATGGTGAGGTCGAAGAACGTCGGTGAGGCGATTGGATATTTCGTCATGCCGCCCGGCTGGAAACCGGACCGAGTGAAAGCCAGGGCAGAAAACCTGAAGCCTCCGGTGGCTACTGAGTCGGGGCGATGA
- a CDS encoding acyl-CoA thioesterase — protein sequence MSETLNKLLDVEELDRNLFRSRHHVENYRKILFGGQVLGQALTAASRTVESRLPHSLHAYFLRPGSSELPVIYEVDPIRDGGSFTTRRVVAKQRGRAIFNMSASFQIKEAGFDHQTDMPNGEIPAPESLKNTQQLALEAGLVSPQYDQRRYMIDFRPVDPHSYFAAEIHEPKCKFWLRAEGGMSDDPMEHRAALCYASDMGLLGTSLQPHHTSLFDPHLMPASIDHAMWFHRDFRMDQWLLYVTDSPSASGARGYTRGQIFTRDGLLVASTAQEGLIRKIKH from the coding sequence ATGTCTGAAACACTGAACAAACTACTCGATGTCGAAGAGCTGGATCGCAACCTCTTTCGCAGCCGCCACCATGTGGAAAACTATCGAAAAATACTTTTTGGCGGACAAGTGCTGGGCCAGGCCCTGACTGCCGCCAGCCGGACGGTAGAAAGCCGTCTGCCCCACTCCCTGCACGCCTACTTTTTACGCCCAGGCTCTAGTGAATTACCTGTTATCTATGAAGTTGATCCCATCCGAGATGGTGGCAGCTTCACCACCAGGCGGGTTGTTGCCAAGCAACGGGGGCGGGCCATCTTTAACATGTCCGCTTCGTTTCAAATCAAGGAGGCAGGCTTCGATCATCAGACGGATATGCCCAACGGGGAGATTCCGGCGCCGGAGAGCCTGAAAAACACCCAGCAGCTGGCGCTGGAAGCGGGGCTTGTCAGCCCACAGTACGATCAGCGGCGCTATATGATCGACTTTCGCCCCGTTGACCCCCACAGCTACTTTGCTGCCGAAATCCACGAGCCCAAGTGCAAGTTCTGGCTGCGCGCAGAGGGCGGCATGTCCGACGATCCAATGGAGCACCGCGCCGCCCTCTGCTATGCATCGGATATGGGCCTGCTGGGCACCTCTCTGCAACCGCACCATACCTCCCTGTTTGACCCCCACCTGATGCCCGCCAGTATCGACCATGCCATGTGGTTCCACCGGGATTTCCGCATGGATCAGTGGCTTTTGTATGTCACCGACAGCCCTTCGGCCAGCGGCGCGCGCGGATACACCCGCGGCCAGATCTTCACCCGCGATGGTCTCCTTGTAGCCTCGACCGCGCAAGAGGGGCTCATACGGAAAATTAAACACTAA
- a CDS encoding TetR/AcrR family transcriptional regulator translates to MDKAKEKVQRFRAREQRILDAALELLLEHGEEKVTVEQIADRVDIGKGTIYKHFVSKTEIYMRLLMDYERSLAERLKVAVGNAERGDIAAPARAYFESRMADPGKDRLFQRLEEKIIALNQAPEMIAELHTIRNAIASALNRVFERRMEQGMIKRVPAYYYYSTYWALVQGAVELYHSKSFADVIEDREGLMEFIMDVGVHIGDISARKPQETSHSGDIAGPSFG, encoded by the coding sequence ATGGATAAGGCAAAAGAGAAGGTTCAGAGGTTTCGCGCACGAGAGCAGCGCATCCTGGATGCAGCTCTGGAGCTTCTGCTGGAGCACGGTGAAGAAAAGGTCACTGTTGAGCAGATTGCCGATCGTGTGGATATCGGCAAAGGCACTATCTACAAGCACTTTGTTTCAAAGACGGAAATCTATATGCGCTTGTTGATGGATTATGAGCGGTCTCTTGCCGAACGGCTCAAGGTGGCTGTGGGTAATGCTGAACGGGGGGATATTGCTGCACCGGCTCGGGCCTACTTTGAGTCCCGTATGGCTGATCCCGGCAAGGATCGACTCTTTCAGCGCCTGGAAGAGAAGATCATCGCCCTGAACCAGGCCCCTGAGATGATCGCCGAGCTCCATACAATCCGCAATGCCATTGCCTCTGCACTGAACCGGGTATTTGAGCGCAGGATGGAGCAGGGCATGATCAAGAGGGTGCCAGCTTACTATTACTACTCTACCTATTGGGCTTTGGTTCAGGGGGCTGTAGAGCTTTACCACTCCAAGTCGTTCGCCGATGTGATTGAGGATAGAGAGGGCCTGATGGAGTTTATTATGGATGTGGGTGTCCATATCGGCGATATCTCTGCCCGCAAGCCCCAGGAAACCAGCCATTCTGGTGACATCGCGGGCCCGTCCTTTGGCTGA
- a CDS encoding DUF1285 domain-containing protein, whose amino-acid sequence MAEPLFQQLQALQKAFQGHPPVERWNPDLCGDMDMVIKRDGRWIHEGSEIRRQSLVKLFAGILKREGGEYFLVTPVEKMRIQVEDVPFVATQVARNANGDAQTLLFTTNVGDVIALDEGSNWRLQQFGTPSRLIPYLEVRGGLQARVSRDVFYQLVDWAEEDNNDCEGTGKLFVRSASKDYLLGSYN is encoded by the coding sequence TTGGCTGAACCACTTTTCCAGCAGTTGCAGGCGTTGCAGAAGGCGTTTCAAGGACACCCCCCGGTTGAACGGTGGAATCCAGATTTATGCGGCGATATGGATATGGTCATCAAGCGCGACGGCCGATGGATACACGAGGGCAGCGAGATCCGCCGCCAATCACTGGTCAAGTTGTTTGCCGGGATTTTGAAGCGGGAAGGGGGGGAGTACTTTCTGGTAACTCCTGTGGAGAAGATGCGCATTCAAGTAGAAGACGTGCCTTTTGTAGCGACTCAGGTGGCACGCAATGCGAATGGCGATGCGCAGACGTTGTTGTTTACCACCAATGTGGGTGATGTTATTGCGCTGGATGAAGGATCTAATTGGCGCTTGCAGCAGTTCGGAACCCCTTCCCGACTAATCCCTTATCTGGAAGTTCGCGGTGGTCTTCAAGCGAGGGTCTCCCGTGATGTCTTCTACCAGTTAGTCGATTGGGCTGAAGAGGATAACAATGATTGCGAAGGTACCGGAAAACTGTTTGTTCGGAGTGCCAGTAAAGACTATTTACTCGGTTCTTATAATTGA
- a CDS encoding serine/threonine protein kinase gives MKRVQNRLLLVAVIAALMAGCDSGGINIEPTTVDNSTNTGGGTNTPVTSYDGPCASYEQGDGTIVHGDYNESKGNCEYQRDFVDAGNPLMHDITLATLATLADGGAHVFIGSLVIGQNYDSHADMQAAGITQGGDGTKLTIEPGVTVAFNSAAESLVINRGSQIFAVGTSSAPITVTSLSDVNGEISDPEAVGEWGGMVVNGFGVTNKCEYTGSVDDGDLAMADGECNVDVEGLIGDAVSNYGGENNADNSGKLSYFRVKHTGFDVVPGNELNGITFGAVGSGTVLENIQAYSTQDDGVEFFGGAVNMTNYVAMFVNDDSIDIDEGYRGTITNSLVIQGQSEGANCIESDGIGSYSSKDDDTIQDFIARGLNSRPTIDGLTCIISPVDGSDDPGAGWRFREAIFPTVINSMVVATFNAADTKSLNDNYCLRIDNEETLQGAEDGDIVLESNIFVCEEKTNGDALPGGQTIQAWAVANENIFADVTGAVDPTANTSTNLQVLQGATLPIFSVNIADMVVNDVPITITPKGNRAYLGALSESEANLDWTRGWAVGLDKNLWIAN, from the coding sequence ATGAAGCGCGTACAGAATAGGCTTTTGCTGGTTGCTGTCATTGCAGCACTTATGGCTGGTTGTGATAGTGGTGGGATTAATATTGAACCGACCACTGTTGACAATTCGACAAACACCGGCGGGGGAACAAACACACCCGTAACTTCCTATGATGGTCCTTGTGCTTCCTATGAACAAGGGGATGGCACTATTGTTCACGGTGACTACAACGAGTCAAAAGGTAATTGTGAGTACCAGCGTGATTTCGTAGATGCTGGCAACCCTTTGATGCACGATATCACTTTGGCCACTTTGGCCACTTTGGCTGACGGCGGAGCTCATGTATTTATTGGGAGTTTAGTAATTGGTCAAAACTACGATTCCCACGCTGATATGCAAGCAGCTGGTATCACCCAGGGCGGTGATGGTACCAAACTGACTATTGAGCCAGGTGTTACAGTGGCATTTAACTCCGCCGCGGAATCACTGGTGATTAACCGCGGTTCTCAGATTTTTGCGGTGGGTACTTCAAGCGCGCCAATTACTGTTACCTCGTTATCTGATGTGAACGGTGAGATCTCTGATCCGGAAGCCGTTGGTGAGTGGGGTGGGATGGTTGTCAATGGTTTCGGGGTCACTAATAAATGTGAATACACTGGATCTGTAGATGATGGTGATCTGGCAATGGCTGACGGTGAGTGTAATGTTGACGTAGAGGGCCTCATTGGTGATGCCGTATCAAATTATGGTGGAGAGAATAATGCTGATAACTCAGGCAAGCTGAGTTATTTTCGTGTAAAACACACAGGGTTTGATGTAGTGCCAGGTAATGAACTGAATGGTATTACTTTTGGTGCTGTTGGCTCTGGTACAGTTCTGGAAAATATTCAAGCCTACTCTACTCAAGATGATGGGGTTGAGTTTTTCGGTGGCGCTGTAAACATGACTAACTATGTTGCCATGTTTGTTAACGATGACAGTATCGATATTGATGAAGGTTATCGTGGCACTATTACCAACTCTCTGGTCATTCAGGGCCAGTCAGAAGGTGCAAACTGTATCGAGTCTGATGGTATTGGTAGCTATTCAAGTAAAGACGACGATACTATCCAAGACTTCATTGCTCGCGGCCTCAATAGCCGCCCAACAATCGATGGCTTAACCTGTATTATTTCTCCGGTTGATGGTTCTGACGATCCGGGTGCAGGCTGGCGTTTCCGTGAGGCCATTTTCCCAACTGTAATAAACTCTATGGTTGTGGCTACTTTCAATGCTGCAGACACCAAATCTTTGAACGATAACTACTGCTTGCGCATAGATAATGAAGAGACTCTGCAGGGCGCAGAGGATGGTGATATTGTTCTTGAGTCGAATATCTTTGTTTGTGAAGAAAAGACTAATGGTGATGCACTTCCTGGTGGTCAAACTATTCAAGCGTGGGCTGTTGCCAACGAAAATATTTTTGCAGATGTTACGGGTGCGGTTGACCCAACTGCAAATACAAGTACTAACCTGCAAGTTCTTCAAGGTGCAACTCTGCCAATCTTTAGTGTGAACATTGCGGACATGGTAGTAAATGATGTTCCGATTACCATTACTCCAAAAGGCAATCGCGCGTACTTGGGTGCCCTGAGTGAGAGCGAGGCGAATCTCGATTGGACCCGAGGTTGGGCTGTAGGGTTGGATAAAAATCTCTGGATCGCCAATTAA
- a CDS encoding TonB-dependent receptor domain-containing protein, translated as MIKNEIFQRAPLVLAIAAVSSFVSNAYAQEEQHNIPTASEPHISIPAIEEVLIQGRLQDSAQTLLNERLEEEVLTDMLGSEMISRVGDSTVAAALRRIPGLSLVNNKFVYVRGLGERYSSTTLNGAAVPSPDLTRNVIPLDIFPTSVVDSLVVQKSYSADKPASFGGGNVDIRTKDIPDQLTYSLEVGIGFNSETDGEALSYSGGGDDVFGTDDGSRAMPKELSAALDRFLGRLDVNSIRNTLIAEGNVYSSPREARAAAESLNRNLALELNRDIAIEEDSTNPDSDIRASVGNRFNIDDKWELGFLASGSYKSRWREGETTQRIYGDPKEQYGIKMESTSTVDITGSLNVGVSYSAEHTIGLTSLFLRNTDDTTYIKDFFNENSSKSDGAGFRDYSIRYEERELFVNQLKGTHSIGGETKSSFGNMLNWVPEELVLDWYFSDSTATTDIPNEVVVQAFTDNDPATGEVLDSSIRMNNGSASFRFTELEDEVRSYGWTATLPIEFSASVLELSGGYAYREKGRMYKETRFGLGILEVSDDAILKGPLDAVFSDENILNPENNYSLVRAGIDNRSYIAATTTDAVFGKVDWTYNEVWRVSAGARWEDYNQVALDWNPYGYTIQEPQVTTDPEELVNSVFREDKIYPALSLTYMSDFWAETFQLRLAASQTAVRPDLREITDAVYLDPITGERVSGNSSVRPSEITSFDIRAEWFFGNGDSLTVSTFYKEITDPIEFFEKATSDTDIGREIINAKSGELIGVELEGLKTMSFLGETMDGFFLQGNVTVQDAELVAGVEADSPTNDVRSMAGASDYVVNILVGFDSPDGNHSATMGYNVFGERLYLAGRLGSPDAFEQPFHSLDMTYFWYPIEEVTVKLKMQNLLDQSVEIERDGVTVFERAPGKNFALSVEYKF; from the coding sequence ATGATTAAAAATGAAATATTTCAAAGAGCGCCGCTGGTACTGGCTATTGCCGCGGTCTCTTCGTTTGTCTCTAATGCCTATGCACAGGAAGAACAGCATAACATTCCTACCGCTTCAGAACCGCACATTAGTATTCCGGCAATCGAGGAAGTACTCATTCAAGGGCGTCTGCAAGATTCTGCACAGACACTACTCAATGAGAGGCTTGAAGAAGAAGTTCTGACCGATATGTTGGGTTCGGAAATGATTAGCCGTGTCGGCGACTCTACCGTGGCTGCGGCTCTAAGAAGAATTCCGGGATTGTCATTAGTAAATAACAAGTTTGTGTATGTTCGGGGCTTAGGAGAGAGATATTCTAGTACCACTCTTAATGGTGCAGCGGTTCCGTCACCAGATTTGACGCGAAACGTTATTCCTTTAGATATTTTCCCAACTTCAGTGGTTGACTCTCTCGTTGTGCAAAAAAGTTATTCAGCGGATAAGCCTGCGAGTTTTGGTGGAGGTAACGTGGATATCCGTACTAAGGATATTCCAGATCAACTTACATATTCACTGGAAGTTGGCATTGGCTTTAATAGTGAAACTGATGGAGAAGCTCTGAGTTATTCTGGTGGGGGTGACGATGTGTTCGGTACCGATGATGGCTCTCGGGCTATGCCTAAAGAACTCAGTGCAGCGCTTGATCGCTTCTTGGGACGTTTAGATGTCAACAGTATTCGCAATACTCTGATTGCGGAGGGAAATGTATATTCATCTCCACGAGAGGCTCGTGCAGCGGCAGAGAGTTTGAATCGAAATCTAGCGCTAGAGTTGAATCGGGATATCGCGATTGAAGAGGACTCCACTAACCCTGACTCAGACATTAGGGCGAGCGTAGGCAATCGCTTTAATATTGATGACAAGTGGGAGCTGGGATTCCTAGCCAGTGGCTCTTATAAGAGCAGGTGGCGAGAGGGGGAAACCACCCAGCGTATCTACGGTGATCCGAAAGAACAGTACGGTATTAAGATGGAATCTACATCAACAGTTGATATCACAGGCAGCTTGAATGTCGGCGTGAGTTACTCTGCTGAGCACACTATTGGACTGACTAGTTTATTTCTGCGAAATACTGATGATACGACATATATAAAAGATTTCTTCAATGAGAACTCTTCCAAGTCGGATGGCGCTGGGTTTAGAGATTACTCAATACGATATGAAGAACGGGAGCTTTTTGTTAATCAACTAAAAGGCACCCACTCAATTGGTGGGGAAACCAAGTCCTCGTTTGGCAATATGTTGAACTGGGTGCCTGAGGAGTTGGTGTTAGACTGGTATTTCTCTGACTCGACAGCAACTACAGATATTCCTAACGAAGTGGTTGTTCAGGCTTTTACCGATAATGACCCAGCTACCGGGGAGGTTCTCGATTCTTCTATACGCATGAATAACGGTAGTGCGAGCTTTCGTTTTACTGAACTTGAAGATGAGGTCCGCAGCTATGGCTGGACTGCAACTCTACCCATCGAGTTCAGTGCTTCTGTGCTCGAGTTAAGTGGCGGTTATGCCTACAGAGAAAAAGGTCGAATGTATAAAGAGACTCGCTTTGGTTTGGGTATTTTAGAAGTTTCTGATGATGCAATACTAAAAGGTCCTCTTGATGCGGTTTTCAGTGATGAAAACATACTCAATCCCGAAAATAACTACAGCCTTGTGCGTGCGGGTATTGACAATAGGAGCTATATCGCCGCTACGACTACCGACGCAGTCTTCGGTAAAGTTGATTGGACCTATAATGAAGTCTGGCGCGTATCTGCAGGTGCACGCTGGGAGGATTATAATCAGGTCGCGCTGGACTGGAACCCCTATGGTTACACTATACAAGAACCTCAGGTCACTACTGACCCTGAAGAGCTGGTCAACTCTGTATTTAGAGAAGATAAAATTTACCCGGCTCTCTCTCTTACGTATATGAGTGATTTTTGGGCTGAGACTTTCCAGCTGCGTCTCGCGGCATCGCAAACAGCGGTTCGTCCAGATCTGCGCGAGATCACCGATGCCGTATACCTTGATCCTATTACCGGTGAACGCGTTAGTGGCAATTCTAGTGTTCGCCCATCCGAAATAACCAGTTTTGATATCCGTGCCGAATGGTTCTTCGGTAACGGAGACAGCCTGACAGTTTCTACTTTCTACAAAGAAATCACTGATCCAATTGAGTTTTTTGAGAAGGCAACGAGTGATACAGATATTGGGCGTGAGATCATAAACGCCAAGTCTGGCGAACTTATAGGTGTTGAGCTTGAGGGCTTGAAGACCATGAGTTTTCTTGGGGAGACCATGGATGGTTTCTTCCTGCAAGGTAACGTTACGGTACAAGATGCTGAGCTGGTTGCAGGTGTTGAAGCGGATTCACCTACCAATGATGTTCGATCTATGGCTGGAGCATCAGATTATGTGGTTAATATACTGGTAGGATTTGATTCTCCAGATGGTAATCATTCTGCAACTATGGGTTATAATGTGTTTGGTGAGCGCTTATACCTTGCGGGTCGACTGGGTTCTCCCGATGCTTTTGAGCAGCCTTTTCACTCCTTAGACATGACTTATTTCTGGTATCCCATTGAGGAAGTGACAGTTAAGCTAAAAATGCAAAACTTGCTTGACCAGTCGGTAGAGATTGAGCGGGATGGGGTGACCGTATTTGAGCGAGCGCCTGGGAAAAATTTTGCACTCAGTGTAGAGTACAAGTTCTAA
- a CDS encoding electron transfer flavoprotein-ubiquinone oxidoreductase: MERESMEYDVVIVGAGPAGLASACRIRQLNEKISVCVVEKGSEVGAHILSGAVFEPTALNELFPDWKARGAPLNTEVTGDDIYVLRSDETSIKVPNLFVPSTMHNEGNYIISLGNLCRWLAEQAENLGVEIFPGFAAAEILYNAEGAVKGIATGDMGIGINGEHKEAYMPGMELHAKYTLFAEGCRGHLGKQLIEHFKLDADTDPQHYGIGIKEIWKVPTDRHQPGLVLHSAGWPLNQSGTHGGGFLYHLEDNQVVVGLITDLAYSNPHVDPYGEFQRYKHHPVIRQYLDGGQRMAYGARAIVKGGLQSLPKMTFPGGLLIGDNAGTLNFAKIKGNHTAMKSGMIAAESVAEAIAAGRNNAELTNYSTKYRNSWAWKELHLQRNFGPAQHKWGNILGSAYAFVDINLFRGKLPWTLHDANADHAQLKPAADCKKINYPKPDGILSFDKLSSVFISNTNHEENQPCHLILKDAEVPLNHNLPIYDEPAQRYCPAGVYEVVEDAGGKRFQINAQNCVHCKTCDIKDPTQNIVWVAPEGGGGPNYPNM, from the coding sequence GTGGAACGGGAGTCAATGGAATACGATGTAGTGATCGTGGGTGCCGGTCCCGCCGGACTGGCCTCGGCCTGCCGTATCCGCCAGCTCAACGAGAAAATCTCTGTCTGTGTAGTGGAAAAGGGCTCCGAGGTGGGCGCCCATATTCTCTCAGGGGCAGTCTTTGAGCCAACCGCGTTAAATGAACTTTTTCCCGACTGGAAAGCGCGCGGGGCCCCTCTCAATACCGAGGTCACAGGCGACGATATTTACGTGTTGCGCAGTGACGAAACCTCCATCAAGGTCCCCAACCTGTTTGTACCCAGCACCATGCACAACGAGGGCAACTACATTATCAGCCTGGGCAACCTGTGCCGCTGGCTGGCCGAGCAAGCGGAAAACCTGGGGGTAGAAATTTTTCCCGGCTTTGCCGCTGCTGAAATTCTCTACAATGCGGAGGGTGCCGTAAAAGGGATTGCCACCGGTGATATGGGCATTGGCATCAATGGCGAGCACAAAGAGGCCTATATGCCGGGTATGGAACTGCACGCCAAGTACACCCTCTTCGCCGAGGGTTGCCGCGGCCACCTGGGCAAGCAATTGATTGAGCACTTTAAGCTGGATGCTGACACCGATCCACAACACTACGGCATCGGCATCAAGGAAATCTGGAAAGTGCCCACAGACAGGCATCAGCCGGGTCTGGTACTGCACAGTGCTGGCTGGCCCTTGAACCAGAGCGGCACTCACGGCGGCGGCTTCCTCTATCATTTGGAGGACAACCAGGTTGTGGTCGGCCTGATTACCGACTTGGCCTACAGCAATCCGCACGTCGACCCATATGGGGAGTTCCAGCGCTACAAACACCACCCGGTGATCAGGCAATATCTGGATGGTGGACAGCGCATGGCCTACGGCGCACGCGCCATTGTCAAAGGTGGCCTGCAGTCCCTGCCCAAAATGACCTTCCCCGGCGGCCTGCTGATCGGCGACAACGCCGGCACCCTGAACTTCGCCAAAATCAAAGGTAATCACACGGCAATGAAATCCGGCATGATCGCCGCTGAAAGTGTGGCGGAAGCCATTGCCGCTGGGCGTAACAATGCAGAGCTGACCAATTACAGTACCAAATACCGTAATAGCTGGGCCTGGAAGGAGCTGCACCTGCAGCGCAACTTCGGCCCGGCCCAGCACAAGTGGGGCAATATCCTCGGCTCTGCATACGCATTTGTGGATATTAACCTTTTCAGAGGTAAACTGCCCTGGACACTACACGACGCCAATGCCGATCACGCCCAGTTGAAACCGGCAGCGGACTGTAAAAAGATCAATTACCCAAAACCCGATGGCATTCTCAGCTTCGACAAGTTGTCTTCCGTGTTTATCTCAAACACCAACCACGAAGAAAACCAGCCCTGCCACCTGATTTTGAAAGATGCCGAGGTTCCGCTAAATCACAATCTGCCGATCTACGACGAGCCGGCGCAACGCTACTGCCCTGCCGGTGTGTATGAAGTGGTTGAAGATGCCGGCGGGAAACGTTTCCAGATCAACGCGCAGAACTGTGTGCACTGCAAAACCTGCGACATCAAAGACCCCACCCAGAATATTGTGTGGGTAGCGCCGGAAGGCGGCGGCGGGCCCAATTATCCGAATATGTAA
- a CDS encoding electron transfer flavoprotein subunit beta/FixA family protein translates to MKVLVAVKRVVDYNVKVRPKADGSDVDIANVKMSINPFCEIAVEEAVRLKEKGVVSEIVAVSMGPKSCQEQIRTALALGADRGILVETDAELQPLAVAKCLKAIVEKEQPQLVILGKQSIDGDNNQTGQMLGALTGMGQGTFASEVVVEEDIVRVTREIDGGLQTVELTLPAIVTTDLRLNEPRYASLPNIMKAKKKPLDITTPDALGVDIAPRTKTLKVEPPAERQAGVKVADVAELVEKLKNEAKVI, encoded by the coding sequence ATGAAAGTTCTTGTAGCTGTGAAACGCGTTGTCGACTACAACGTCAAGGTTCGCCCCAAGGCGGATGGCTCTGACGTTGATATTGCCAATGTCAAAATGTCTATCAACCCCTTCTGCGAAATTGCAGTGGAAGAGGCGGTGCGCCTGAAGGAAAAAGGTGTTGTCAGCGAGATAGTTGCCGTTTCCATGGGTCCCAAGTCGTGCCAGGAACAAATTCGTACCGCGCTGGCACTGGGGGCCGACCGCGGTATCCTGGTGGAAACTGATGCCGAGCTGCAACCCCTGGCGGTGGCCAAATGCCTGAAAGCCATTGTTGAAAAGGAACAGCCGCAGTTGGTGATTCTGGGTAAACAGTCTATTGATGGAGACAACAACCAGACTGGTCAGATGCTGGGGGCACTGACCGGTATGGGGCAGGGCACTTTCGCTTCGGAGGTCGTTGTAGAGGAGGATATCGTCCGGGTTACCCGTGAGATTGATGGCGGCCTGCAAACTGTCGAGTTAACACTGCCGGCCATTGTAACTACGGATCTGCGCCTGAATGAACCGCGCTACGCATCCCTGCCCAATATCATGAAGGCGAAGAAAAAGCCTCTCGATATCACCACACCGGACGCGCTGGGTGTGGATATTGCTCCGCGCACCAAAACTCTGAAGGTTGAGCCGCCGGCGGAACGTCAGGCCGGGGTGAAAGTGGCCGATGTGGCCGAGCTGGTAGAGAAACTTAAGAACGAGGCGAAGGTAATCTGA